A stretch of the Streptococcus suis genome encodes the following:
- a CDS encoding XRE family transcriptional regulator, with the protein MYQDERKLDFKPLGIAIKKAREAKGWTQEYLAQLVDLTPRSIMGSVAKF; encoded by the coding sequence ATGTACCAAGATGAAAGAAAACTTGATTTTAAGCCGTTAGGTATAGCGATAAAAAAAGCTCGGGAAGCAAAAGGGTGGACACAGGAATATCTTGCCCAACTGGTAGACCTTACGCCACGCTCTATTATGGGTTCTGTTGCAAAGTTTTAA
- a CDS encoding IS6-like element IS1216 family transposase, translating to MTMSHFKGKQFQQDVIIVAVGYYLRYNLSYREVQEILYDRGINVSHTTIYRWVQEYGKLFYQIWKKKNKKSFYSWKMDETYIKIKGKWHYLYRAIDADGLTLDIWLRKKRDTQAAYAFLKRLVKQFDEPKVVVTDKAPSITSAFKKLKEYGFYQGTEHRTIKYLNNLIEQDHRPVKRRNKFYRSLRTASTTIKGMEAIRGLYKKTRKEGTLFGFSVCTEIKVLLGIPA from the coding sequence ATGACGATGAGTCATTTTAAAGGAAAGCAATTTCAGCAGGATGTGATTATTGTAGCCGTGGGCTACTATCTTCGTTATAACCTTAGCTATCGTGAAGTTCAAGAAATCTTATATGATCGTGGCATTAACGTTTCTCATACGACGATTTATCGTTGGGTGCAAGAATATGGCAAACTATTCTATCAAATTTGGAAAAAGAAAAATAAAAAATCCTTTTATTCATGGAAAATGGATGAAACGTACATCAAAATTAAAGGAAAATGGCATTATTTGTATCGAGCCATCGATGCAGATGGTTTAACCTTGGATATTTGGTTACGTAAAAAACGGGACACACAAGCAGCCTATGCTTTTCTTAAGCGGTTAGTGAAGCAGTTTGATGAACCGAAGGTTGTAGTCACAGATAAAGCCCCCTCTATTACAAGTGCCTTTAAGAAACTAAAAGAATACGGCTTTTATCAAGGGACAGAACATCGTACCATTAAATACCTGAATAATTTGATTGAACAAGACCATCGTCCAGTAAAGAGACGCAATAAATTCTATCGAAGTTTACGCACTGCCTCTACCACGATTAAAGGCATGGAAGCCATTCGAGGATTATATAAGAAAACCCGAAAAGAAGGCACTCTCTTCGGGTTTTCGGTATGTACTGAAATCAAGGTATTATTGGGAATCCCAGCTTAA
- a CDS encoding undecaprenyl-diphosphate phosphatase, which yields MVLDFIEILKVIFLGIVEGITEWLPISSTGHMILADKFITLNMSEAFKEMFFVVIQLGAILAVVVMFWNKMFPFQLKDKSQPLVKKDTFSLWFKVAVACIPSGIMGILFDDYLDAYLQTPIVISIMLIFYGLLFILIENWNKKRTPTTMALSDISYKTAILIGAFQVLSLIPGTSRSGATIIGALLIGVSRVAAAEFTFFLAVPTMLGASAFKLLKFGFDFTSAELLALVLGMAVAFAVSVLVIKFLMNFIKKHDFKVFGWYRIVLGILVVLITVM from the coding sequence ATGGTACTTGATTTTATAGAAATTTTAAAAGTTATTTTTCTTGGAATTGTTGAGGGTATTACTGAGTGGCTACCTATCAGCAGCACAGGACATATGATTCTTGCGGACAAATTTATCACACTTAATATGAGCGAAGCATTTAAAGAAATGTTTTTTGTTGTTATTCAACTTGGAGCTATACTCGCAGTGGTTGTAATGTTTTGGAACAAGATGTTTCCATTTCAGCTAAAGGATAAATCGCAGCCACTTGTTAAAAAGGATACTTTCTCGTTGTGGTTCAAGGTTGCAGTGGCTTGTATACCGTCAGGTATTATGGGGATTTTATTTGATGATTATTTGGATGCTTACCTCCAAACCCCCATTGTGATTTCAATCATGTTAATCTTTTATGGTTTGTTATTCATTCTCATAGAAAATTGGAATAAAAAGCGTACTCCTACTACTATGGCACTTTCTGACATCAGCTATAAAACAGCAATCTTGATAGGGGCATTTCAAGTGTTATCACTTATACCCGGCACATCACGGTCGGGAGCAACGATTATAGGTGCTTTACTCATAGGAGTTTCACGAGTGGCAGCAGCAGAGTTTACTTTTTTCCTCGCAGTACCTACTATGCTTGGAGCAAGTGCTTTTAAGCTGTTAAAATTCGGGTTTGATTTTACAAGTGCAGAACTGCTCGCTCTTGTTCTCGGTATGGCTGTGGCATTTGCGGTATCTGTCTTAGTAATTAAATTCCTAATGAACTTTATCAAAAAACATGATTTTAAGGTGTTTGGTTGGTATCGAATTGTGCTTGGTATACTTGTTGTACTTATAACAGTAATGTGA
- a CDS encoding IS6 family transposase produces MNHFKGKQFQQDVIIVAVGYYLRYNLSYREVQEILYDRGINVSHTTIYRWVQEYGKLLYQIWKKKNKQSFYSWKMDETYIKIKGKWHYLYRAIDVDGLTLDIWLRKKRDTQAAYAFLKRLKNQFGEPKVLVTDKAPSIKSAFRKLQKNGLYITTEHRTIKYLNNLIEQDHRPIKRRNKFYQSLRTASTTIKGMEAIRGIYKKSRKEGSLFGFSVCTEIKGLLGIPA; encoded by the coding sequence ATGAATCATTTTAAAGGAAAGCAATTTCAGCAGGATGTGATTATTGTAGCCGTGGGCTACTATCTTCGTTATAACCTTAGCTATCGTGAAGTTCAAGAAATCTTATATGATCGTGGCATTAACGTTTCTCATACGACGATTTATCGTTGGGTGCAAGAATATGGCAAACTACTCTATCAAATTTGGAAAAAGAAAAACAAACAGTCCTTTTATTCATGGAAAATGGACGAGACTTATATCAAAATTAAAGGAAAGTGGCATTATTTATATCGCGCTATCGATGTAGATGGCTTAACCTTAGATATCTGGTTACGGAAAAAGCGCGACACACAGGCTGCGTATGCTTTTCTAAAACGACTGAAGAACCAGTTTGGAGAACCAAAGGTTCTAGTAACGGATAAAGCACCCTCTATTAAGAGTGCCTTCAGAAAGCTTCAGAAAAATGGACTGTATATAACAACAGAACATCGAACAATCAAGTATCTGAATAATCTGATTGAACAAGACCATCGTCCAATTAAGCGAAGAAACAAATTTTACCAAAGTTTGCGAACAGCCTCAACCACGATTAAAGGCATGGAAGCGATTCGAGGAATTTATAAAAAAAGCCGAAAAGAAGGGTCTCTTTTTGGCTTTTCCGTCTGTACAGAAATCAAAGGACTATTAGGAATCCCTGCTTAA
- a CDS encoding AraC family transcriptional regulator, whose protein sequence is MATWWKPWTVLDIRKFSEICVMMYYFALDKNLSFSIESLVNKLVQFFSTDIMGLQTSELSKRTIEQSYQDLRTRLELVQNGDITTLKQLNRDQDYLNALFEFCNNEQSTKSMLTFCLYLSMYYAIAGGLPIEMSGAISSYYGNRFSSLRKREESVAMYNSILEHFALSTADYRVSGVSSDIAKAVRMIKRNINRQLTIQSICTEIGLSQYHFMRKFKIDIGMTVGAYIKKEKIAYAKFLLVYTNQSISEISEYLIFNSQSYFTSVFKKETGKTPFEYRKSDL, encoded by the coding sequence ATGGCTACATGGTGGAAGCCTTGGACTGTGCTCGATATCAGAAAGTTTAGTGAAATATGTGTGATGATGTATTACTTTGCATTAGATAAGAATTTATCTTTTTCTATTGAGAGTTTAGTGAATAAACTGGTACAATTTTTTTCGACTGATATCATGGGACTACAAACGTCTGAGCTTTCAAAGCGGACGATTGAACAAAGTTATCAGGACTTACGAACAAGACTTGAGCTTGTCCAAAATGGTGATATAACTACACTTAAACAGCTGAACCGGGATCAAGATTACCTTAATGCACTTTTTGAATTTTGTAATAATGAACAATCAACAAAATCCATGCTGACATTCTGTCTGTATCTATCGATGTACTATGCTATTGCTGGCGGTCTTCCTATTGAAATGTCAGGTGCAATCAGTAGCTATTACGGAAATCGCTTTAGTTCTCTGAGAAAAAGAGAAGAGTCCGTTGCTATGTATAACAGTATTTTGGAGCATTTCGCTTTAAGTACTGCAGATTATAGAGTATCTGGTGTCTCTTCAGACATAGCAAAAGCAGTCAGGATGATTAAAAGAAATATCAACCGTCAGCTCACCATTCAGTCAATATGCACAGAAATTGGTCTAAGTCAGTATCACTTCATGCGTAAATTCAAGATAGATATAGGTATGACTGTTGGTGCATACATTAAGAAGGAGAAAATAGCATATGCCAAATTTCTATTGGTATATACGAATCAGTCAATATCAGAAATTAGTGAATATCTTATATTTAACTCACAAAGTTACTTCACATCCGTGTTTAAAAAAGAAACAGGAAAAACGCCTTTTGAATATAGAAAGAGTGATTTGTAA
- the optrA gene encoding ABC-F type ribosomal protection protein OptrA — translation MSKATFAIASTNAKEDMKMQYKIINGAVYYDGNMVLENIGIEINDNEKIAIVGRNGCGKTTLLKAIIGEIELEEGTGESEFQVIKTGNPYISYLRQMPFEDESISMVDEVRTVFKTLIDMENKMKQLIDKMENQYDDKIINEYSDISERYMALGGLTYQKEYETMIRSMGFTEADDKKPISEFSGGQRTKIAFIKILLTKPDILLLDEPTNHLDIETIQWLESYLRSYKSTLVIISHDRMFLNRIVDKVYEIEWGETKCYKGNYSAFEEQKRENHIKQQKDYDLQQIEIERITRLIERFRYKPTKAKMVQSKIKLLQRMQILNAPDQYDTKTYMSKFQPRISSSRQVLSASELVIGYDTPLAKVNFNLERGQKLGIVGSNGIGKSTLLKTLMDGVAALSGDFKFGYNVEISYFDQQLAQISGDDTLFEIFQSEYPELNDTEVRTALGSFQFSGDDVFRPVSSLSGGEKVRLTLCKLLYKRTNVLILDEPTNHMDIIGKENLENILCSYQGTIIFVSHDRYFTNKIADRLLVFDKDGVEFVQSTYGEYEKKRMNSEKPFNNIKVEQKVEKNNTVKGDRNSIEKEKVKKEKRIEKLEVLINQYDEELERLNKIISEPNNSSDYIVLTEIQKSIDDVKRCQGNYFNEWEQLMRELEVM, via the coding sequence TTGTCCAAAGCCACCTTTGCAATTGCTAGTACTAACGCAAAGGAGGATATGAAAATGCAATACAAAATAATTAATGGTGCCGTTTACTATGATGGTAATATGGTGTTGGAAAACATCGGTATTGAAATCAATGATAATGAAAAGATTGCTATTGTTGGTAGAAATGGATGTGGAAAAACAACCTTGCTAAAAGCTATTATAGGCGAAATTGAATTAGAAGAAGGAACTGGTGAAAGTGAGTTTCAAGTAATAAAGACCGGTAACCCTTATATTAGCTATTTAAGACAGATGCCTTTTGAAGATGAAAGTATATCAATGGTGGATGAAGTCCGTACGGTATTTAAGACGCTTATTGATATGGAAAACAAGATGAAACAGCTGATAGATAAAATGGAGAATCAATATGATGATAAAATCATCAATGAATACTCTGATATCAGTGAAAGGTATATGGCTCTTGGAGGTCTAACCTACCAAAAAGAATATGAAACGATGATTCGTAGTATGGGTTTTACTGAAGCAGATGATAAAAAACCCATTTCTGAATTTTCAGGTGGTCAGCGAACTAAGATAGCTTTTATAAAAATACTTTTAACAAAGCCAGACATTCTATTACTTGATGAACCTACTAACCACCTTGATATAGAAACAATACAATGGTTGGAGAGTTATTTGAGAAGTTATAAATCTACATTGGTTATTATTTCCCATGATAGAATGTTTCTTAATCGAATTGTGGATAAGGTTTATGAAATCGAATGGGGAGAGACCAAATGTTATAAAGGTAATTATTCAGCCTTTGAGGAGCAAAAACGAGAAAATCATATCAAACAGCAAAAAGATTACGACTTGCAACAGATAGAAATTGAAAGGATTACACGCTTGATTGAACGTTTTCGTTATAAACCTACGAAAGCTAAAATGGTGCAATCTAAAATTAAATTATTACAGCGTATGCAAATATTAAATGCACCAGACCAATACGATACAAAAACTTATATGTCTAAATTTCAACCGAGAATCAGTAGTTCAAGGCAAGTATTAAGTGCTTCAGAACTTGTGATAGGCTATGATACTCCTCTTGCAAAGGTTAATTTCAACCTTGAAAGGGGACAGAAGCTTGGAATTGTTGGGAGTAATGGTATTGGTAAATCCACGTTGCTTAAAACACTTATGGATGGTGTGGCAGCATTGTCTGGAGATTTTAAATTCGGATACAATGTTGAAATTAGCTATTTTGACCAACAGCTTGCTCAAATCAGTGGAGATGATACACTATTCGAAATTTTTCAAAGCGAATACCCTGAGCTAAATGACACAGAGGTCAGAACTGCTCTTGGCTCATTTCAGTTTAGTGGAGATGATGTTTTTAGACCGGTGTCCTCTTTGTCAGGTGGAGAAAAGGTTAGATTGACATTATGTAAATTATTATATAAACGTACTAATGTTTTAATCTTAGATGAACCGACAAACCACATGGATATTATTGGAAAAGAGAATTTAGAGAATATCTTATGCAGTTATCAAGGTACAATTATTTTTGTGTCACATGATAGATATTTTACTAATAAGATTGCTGACAGATTACTTGTTTTTGATAAGGATGGTGTAGAGTTTGTACAATCTACTTATGGTGAGTACGAGAAAAAAAGGATGAATTCTGAAAAGCCATTTAATAACATTAAAGTTGAGCAGAAAGTAGAGAAAAATAACACAGTAAAAGGCGATCGTAACTCCATTGAGAAGGAGAAGGTTAAGAAGGAGAAACGAATTGAAAAGCTTGAAGTGTTAATAAATCAATATGATGAAGAATTAGAAAGATTGAATAAAATCATTTCTGAACCAAACAATTCTTCTGATTATATAGTACTGACGGAAATACAAAAATCAATTGATGATGTTAAAAGGTGTCAGGGTAATTATTTTAATGAATGGGAACAGTTGATGAGAGAATTGGAAGTTATGTAA
- a CDS encoding DNA-binding protein: MLKIKYVPVENCEAEWGDKMALIKRFEGLKLKTLNNLLTEMRLHPTFAEYVINSGHRTVWINFNGFLMFLRFRQNKRYKEVS; the protein is encoded by the coding sequence ATGCTAAAAATAAAATATGTACCTGTGGAAAACTGTGAAGCAGAATGGGGAGATAAAATGGCTTTAATAAAACGATTTGAAGGATTAAAATTAAAAACCCTTAATAATCTACTAACTGAAATGAGACTACATCCAACTTTTGCAGAATATGTCATTAACTCTGGACATAGAACAGTGTGGATAAACTTCAATGGTTTTTTGATGTTTTTGCGATTTAGACAAAACAAAAGATATAAGGAGGTAAGTTGA
- a CDS encoding ATP-binding cassette domain-containing protein — protein sequence MDYIIETENLTKRYGTATVVDKVNLHVPTGKIYGLLGRNGAGKTTAMKMMLQLALPTDGTVRLFGTNYKENIHTLYSKVGSIIETPGFYSNLTGYENLQILAKLRGGVSKSGVEKALEVVGLHKEKRKVFSDYSLGMKQRLGIAAAIMHEPELLILDEPINGLDPIGIVEIRSFLSELSHNHGITIFISSHVLSEIEQIADIIGVMHEGHLVEEVNISELHKRNRKYIQFDLSDSEIAGKILESHYHMTDFTVQDGTVRIYDFSQSVGEINREFARNGLLVTRIDDSEENLEDYFSKLIGGGGIA from the coding sequence ATGGATTATATCATTGAAACAGAAAATCTTACGAAGCGATACGGAACAGCCACCGTTGTCGATAAGGTCAATCTTCATGTGCCAACGGGCAAAATTTATGGTTTGCTCGGCAGAAACGGAGCAGGCAAAACCACAGCAATGAAAATGATGTTGCAGCTTGCTCTCCCAACGGATGGAACGGTACGCTTGTTTGGCACAAACTATAAGGAAAATATCCATACCCTTTATAGCAAAGTAGGCTCTATTATCGAAACACCGGGATTTTACAGTAATTTAACAGGGTATGAGAATTTGCAAATTCTCGCTAAACTGCGAGGGGGAGTATCTAAAAGTGGAGTAGAAAAAGCTCTTGAAGTTGTGGGGCTGCATAAAGAGAAAAGAAAAGTCTTTTCCGATTATTCCCTCGGAATGAAGCAACGGCTTGGTATTGCCGCCGCCATTATGCACGAGCCGGAGCTTTTAATACTTGACGAACCGATTAACGGACTTGACCCCATTGGAATAGTTGAAATACGCTCATTTTTATCTGAACTTAGTCACAATCATGGCATTACCATTTTTATTTCAAGCCATGTTTTAAGCGAGATTGAACAGATAGCAGATATTATCGGCGTTATGCACGAGGGGCATTTAGTAGAGGAAGTGAATATATCCGAGCTTCACAAAAGGAATCGAAAATACATTCAATTTGATTTATCTGACAGTGAGATAGCTGGAAAGATTTTAGAAAGCCACTACCACATGACGGATTTTACAGTGCAGGACGGTACGGTGAGAATTTATGACTTTAGCCAAAGTGTTGGAGAAATCAATCGAGAATTTGCACGAAATGGACTGCTCGTGACAAGGATAGATGATAGTGAGGAAAACTTAGAGGACTACTTTTCTAAACTGATTGGAGGTGGCGGTATTGCTTAA
- a CDS encoding site-specific integrase, with protein sequence MNNIRLHSIVQKSIKKSSKKGYVDVKFRTRFINPLTEKRREILSEWYTVPNKADENGKIKISPQIKSLVYKELQIKANETFEEITKKSLKDKENITLNEVWTLWHQERLNQKLVQPKTLAGEEGRYRNHIQKYIPQETLIKNIPTNLIKNFIDSLYPIGSHKRIAQSVKSDLSSIFKYAIANNFISPDQNPMPYITIGKKGLEEEIKILKEKNIEDYYLESSELREVLEIVKKYNEQYARIFEFQALTGMRISEVLGLKIETIDFDKKIASVIRSRATHSGASESNYEGNVKNLQSYRKVQLSDRAIEILREEIEENIKHIQFNPDYKDNGWIFTSKSKNKPDFNGSPLHYSVLNNFLNSSQNGKKNKKGNQRRVGINIDEKISFNKHISTHIFRHTHISFLAEQGVPLEAIQDRVGHNRGSRVTNIYLHVTQKTKDTITPLIDSLTQQ encoded by the coding sequence ATGAATAATATCCGCCTCCACTCTATTGTTCAGAAGAGTATAAAAAAATCATCTAAAAAAGGTTATGTAGATGTTAAATTCAGGACCCGCTTTATTAACCCTCTAACAGAAAAAAGGCGTGAAATTCTCTCAGAATGGTATACTGTTCCAAATAAAGCAGATGAAAATGGAAAAATAAAAATATCTCCTCAAATAAAATCTTTAGTTTATAAGGAGCTCCAAATTAAAGCAAATGAAACGTTTGAAGAAATAACAAAAAAATCACTCAAAGATAAAGAAAATATAACTTTAAATGAAGTTTGGACCTTATGGCATCAAGAAAGATTAAATCAGAAGTTGGTTCAACCTAAAACATTAGCAGGTGAGGAGGGTAGGTATAGAAATCATATTCAAAAGTATATTCCTCAAGAGACCCTAATAAAAAATATCCCTACAAATTTAATTAAAAACTTTATCGATTCTTTATATCCTATCGGAAGTCACAAAAGAATAGCTCAAAGTGTAAAATCAGATTTATCATCTATTTTTAAATACGCAATTGCTAATAACTTTATCTCTCCAGACCAGAATCCTATGCCCTACATTACAATTGGCAAAAAAGGACTTGAGGAAGAGATTAAAATTCTTAAGGAGAAAAATATTGAAGATTATTACTTAGAGTCATCGGAACTTAGGGAGGTCTTAGAGATAGTTAAAAAATATAACGAACAATACGCAAGAATATTTGAGTTCCAGGCACTTACTGGTATGAGAATTAGTGAAGTTTTAGGCTTAAAAATTGAAACTATTGATTTTGATAAAAAAATAGCTTCTGTAATTAGAAGTCGAGCTACTCATTCTGGAGCTTCAGAATCTAATTACGAAGGAAATGTAAAAAACTTACAAAGCTATAGAAAGGTTCAACTTTCAGATAGAGCAATTGAGATACTTCGTGAAGAAATTGAAGAAAACATTAAGCATATTCAATTCAACCCTGACTACAAAGATAACGGTTGGATTTTTACATCTAAAAGTAAAAACAAACCAGATTTCAATGGATCCCCTTTACATTATAGTGTTCTAAATAATTTTCTAAACTCTTCTCAAAATGGGAAGAAGAATAAAAAAGGCAATCAAAGACGTGTCGGTATAAATATTGATGAAAAGATAAGTTTTAATAAACATATTTCAACTCATATCTTCAGGCATACTCATATAAGTTTTCTTGCAGAACAAGGCGTTCCACTTGAAGCTATTCAAGATCGAGTAGGGCATAATAGAGGAAGTAGAGTTACTAATATATATCTCCATGTAACTCAAAAGACAAAAGACACAATCACACCTCTAATTGATTCATTAACTCAGCAATAA
- a CDS encoding helix-turn-helix domain-containing protein gives MDYISVKAASEKWGISERRIQKLCEENRIDGTEKFGRAWMIPKDAEKPVDGRMKTRNKQEENHGI, from the coding sequence ATGGATTACATTTCTGTGAAAGCCGCTTCTGAAAAATGGGGCATATCGGAAAGACGGATACAAAAATTATGTGAGGAAAATCGCATTGACGGAACTGAAAAATTTGGTCGTGCATGGATGATACCAAAAGATGCAGAAAAACCCGTTGATGGACGTATGAAAACAAGGAACAAACAGGAGGAGAATCATGGAATTTAA
- a CDS encoding CHAP domain-containing protein: MKWFVKRFGCLTLLLAPLLAVLFLFIGAGSTSNSGSASTLDGVQYVDHWSNGDAYTHNILIHRYGITAEQLDGFLDSTGIAYDKTRINGTKLLEWSNKSGLDVRAIVAIAQMESSFGTAGVATKPGANMFGYGAFDSNPDNASNYNDETAVVALTRVSIINNRNETFKIQDEKAKKNANGTVNVARDGGVYFTDTSGSGKGRAEVMEKLDKWIDEHGGTPEPPKTSGSRTGGGVTSGNIPAGYNLTKAIDSSSYITSSYPWGQCTWFVWNRGRELGITFDPYMGNGGDWKYKPGYQTTRTPTKHSAICFSPGEGGSHPYYGHIAFVEQVKPDGSILISESNVQGLGVISYRVFDAQIAKQFTYVIGK, from the coding sequence ATGAAGTGGTTTGTTAAACGTTTTGGCTGTCTTACTCTATTACTAGCACCACTATTAGCGGTGCTTTTTCTTTTTATAGGTGCTGGTTCAACTTCAAACAGTGGGTCAGCTTCCACTCTAGACGGAGTTCAGTATGTAGACCATTGGTCAAATGGTGATGCCTATACTCACAACATTTTAATCCATCGATATGGTATTACTGCCGAACAACTTGATGGATTTCTAGATTCAACTGGAATTGCCTATGACAAAACCCGTATCAACGGTACAAAACTTTTAGAGTGGTCTAATAAATCAGGACTAGATGTTCGTGCTATAGTTGCTATCGCTCAGATGGAAAGTTCATTTGGGACTGCTGGTGTAGCAACTAAACCTGGAGCTAATATGTTTGGTTATGGAGCCTTTGACTCAAATCCTGACAATGCTTCAAACTATAATGATGAAACAGCGGTTGTTGCATTAACAAGAGTATCCATTATTAATAATCGTAATGAGACCTTTAAAATCCAAGATGAAAAAGCAAAGAAAAATGCCAATGGTACTGTGAACGTCGCTCGAGACGGAGGGGTATATTTTACGGACACCTCTGGTTCTGGAAAAGGACGTGCTGAGGTGATGGAAAAATTAGATAAATGGATAGATGAACATGGTGGAACTCCAGAACCACCTAAAACGTCTGGTTCAAGAACTGGAGGTGGAGTAACTTCTGGTAATATCCCTGCTGGTTATAATCTTACTAAAGCGATTGATAGTTCATCCTATATCACGAGTTCATACCCTTGGGGGCAGTGTACTTGGTTTGTTTGGAATCGAGGACGAGAACTCGGAATTACTTTTGATCCATACATGGGAAACGGTGGGGATTGGAAATACAAACCAGGCTATCAGACCACTAGAACACCAACCAAACATTCAGCAATCTGCTTTTCACCTGGTGAAGGCGGTTCTCATCCGTATTATGGACACATCGCCTTTGTGGAGCAAGTCAAGCCTGACGGTTCAATATTAATCTCTGAATCAAATGTTCAAGGTCTGGGGGTTATCTCGTATCGAGTCTTTGATGCACAAATAGCTAAACAATTCACTTATGTGATTGGGAAATAA
- a CDS encoding ABC transporter permease yields MLNLISCELLKLKRSKMVLISVAGVLSTPLLMLIEALQTHFDKPEIIFTLSDIYSDSVLYIMLLVNIMIYVAIAAYLFSREYTESTLKTILPIPISRTKLLIGKFCTLLLWIVMLTLVTWAGIFIACGLYHAVFTLEGYSLLVAIVWLPKFLFGSILMFLTVSPFVFVAMKTKGFVAPMIGSAVIVMGSAALSNQEWGALYPWTATYFLVQGKLQSTGYPTLLSVSIIILVSAVGFLMTFHHFKKEDLK; encoded by the coding sequence TTGCTTAATCTTATTTCTTGTGAATTATTAAAACTAAAGCGTTCAAAAATGGTGCTAATTAGTGTGGCAGGGGTATTATCTACCCCACTTTTGATGTTAATAGAAGCCTTGCAAACACATTTTGATAAGCCGGAGATTATCTTTACCTTGTCTGACATATACAGCGACAGTGTACTGTATATCATGCTGCTGGTAAACATTATGATATATGTGGCAATTGCAGCTTACTTGTTTAGCAGAGAGTACACAGAAAGCACACTCAAAACCATATTGCCCATACCCATTTCAAGGACAAAACTATTAATTGGAAAATTTTGCACCCTGCTTCTTTGGATTGTTATGCTCACCCTTGTAACATGGGCAGGTATATTTATCGCTTGTGGGCTATATCACGCTGTCTTTACATTGGAGGGATATAGCTTACTAGTGGCAATAGTATGGCTCCCCAAGTTTTTGTTTGGCAGTATCCTGATGTTTTTAACAGTTTCTCCTTTTGTGTTTGTTGCTATGAAAACAAAAGGATTTGTCGCCCCGATGATTGGCTCTGCCGTGATTGTCATGGGAAGTGCCGCACTTTCAAATCAAGAATGGGGAGCGTTGTATCCGTGGACAGCCACCTATTTCTTGGTGCAGGGTAAACTTCAGAGTACCGGCTATCCTACACTGCTGTCTGTATCTATTATTATTCTTGTATCAGCAGTTGGTTTTCTTATGACCTTTCATCATTTTAAAAAGGAGGATTTGAAATAA
- a CDS encoding XRE family transcriptional regulator translates to MEFNEKLQQLRTGKNLTQEQLAEQLYVSRTAISKWESGKGYPNIESLKCISKFFSVTIDELLSGEELITLAETENRSNLKKIYNYIYGILDMMAVAFIFLPLYGNSVGGYVYAVNLLSFTATTPFNLAVYWSAFAALIVIGIAKIILTHLDKETWGGIATKCSLGLTALAICFLAAAREPYITALMFLLFVAKIVVWIKQNGTK, encoded by the coding sequence ATGGAATTTAATGAAAAGCTACAACAGCTTAGGACTGGAAAGAACTTAACGCAGGAACAACTTGCGGAGCAATTATATGTATCAAGAACAGCCATTTCAAAATGGGAAAGCGGCAAGGGTTACCCTAACATTGAGTCGCTCAAGTGTATTTCTAAATTCTTTTCTGTGACCATAGATGAACTACTATCGGGCGAAGAACTGATTACACTTGCCGAAACTGAAAATCGTTCCAACTTGAAAAAGATTTACAACTATATTTATGGAATATTGGATATGATGGCAGTTGCGTTTATATTTCTTCCGTTATATGGAAACTCTGTTGGCGGTTATGTTTATGCGGTCAATCTACTATCATTTACAGCCACCACACCATTCAATCTTGCAGTCTACTGGAGTGCTTTTGCCGCCTTGATTGTAATAGGGATTGCTAAAATAATACTTACCCATTTAGATAAAGAAACATGGGGCGGCATTGCTACAAAATGCTCCCTTGGACTCACTGCTTTGGCTATCTGTTTCTTAGCAGCAGCAAGAGAACCATATATAACAGCACTTATGTTTCTGCTGTTTGTCGCAAAAATAGTTGTTTGGATTAAGCAGAACGGAACAAAGTAA